A window of the Dyadobacter pollutisoli genome harbors these coding sequences:
- a CDS encoding alpha-amylase family glycosyl hydrolase, whose amino-acid sequence MRKLYITLCLTLLSTFCFCQAITVSPSFPAANGAVTLTFDVSQAKDSRKSGLLNQSGGLYVWAWGGPDVKTRNVEYSPAGQSSFDQPFAPGLLKKVSDNVWTITITPDQYYNIPAGKKITWIGVLVKNATGSAQTEDFLIDLYEPADLFVRFQTPADDNFFIEANKELAVKASASTKADLRIALDGNVIATATDTALTAKINTGNTSGQKHMVEVIATENGKTATDQFTFTVSPEPKVATLPAGLKNGINYTSATSATLVLFAPEKKFVYVLGEFNNWENQPSFLMNRTPDGQTYWLEIKNLVTQKEYPFQYLVDGVIPVGDPFSEMILDRNDDKFIPAASYPDLIPFPGKAQGDIVSVLQTGQIPYQWKAGNFKRPLAKDLVIYELLVRDFTAARSYQMLSDTIAYLKRLGINAIELMPVMEFTGNDSWGYNPIYYTAPDKAYGNPASLKAFIDKCHENGIAVLLDMVLNQADYEFPYVKMYWDGTQPAKNNPMFNQQATHPFSVFFDFNHESPATKSYVDRVTKFWLEEYHFDGYRFDLSKGFTQVNSGNNVAAWGAYDASRVAIWKRIYDQVRSADSTAYVILEHFADDFEEAELTGYGMLVWDNQNGAFRESIKNGKGNFNRLSWKSHTGFQKPATIGYMESHDEERLVYDALTNGSIGNGYTVKSLPSALERVKAAAALFLLTPGAKMIWQFGELGYDVSINENGRTGAKPVKWDYYKDPERLKLYKVFAELIHLKSSLAAASGDTFELESENTVKKLSLTNSVMQLRVVANMDVNDQNILLPEGQWFDYFSGQEITVSPSDPPLNFKPAEFHVLTSMKLSDPEKDLVPWKIQLITAIEPIHSGTTVLSPVPTDSFLKLRLENPYQGEVMVSVLNIAGREYKMHHFLKHGSVLEATIDVEDLRAGLYLLRIQQGAEVMVRRWVKK is encoded by the coding sequence ATGAGAAAACTATACATTACGCTTTGTCTTACCCTTTTAAGTACATTTTGCTTCTGCCAGGCTATTACGGTTTCCCCGTCATTTCCGGCAGCAAACGGAGCTGTTACATTAACTTTCGATGTCAGCCAGGCAAAGGATAGCCGTAAAAGCGGATTGCTCAATCAGTCTGGTGGACTTTATGTTTGGGCGTGGGGTGGGCCCGACGTAAAAACGCGGAATGTTGAATATAGCCCTGCCGGACAGTCCAGCTTTGATCAGCCTTTCGCGCCTGGTCTGTTAAAAAAGGTGAGCGATAATGTATGGACCATTACCATCACGCCGGATCAGTACTACAATATCCCGGCCGGTAAAAAGATTACCTGGATCGGTGTTTTGGTTAAAAATGCCACCGGAAGCGCGCAAACAGAGGATTTCCTGATAGACTTATACGAGCCGGCAGATTTGTTTGTCCGTTTTCAAACTCCCGCGGACGATAATTTCTTCATTGAAGCGAATAAAGAATTGGCCGTAAAGGCAAGCGCTTCGACGAAAGCTGACCTGCGTATTGCGCTGGACGGCAATGTCATTGCAACAGCTACCGACACAGCATTGACTGCAAAAATTAATACCGGAAATACCAGCGGTCAGAAACATATGGTGGAAGTAATCGCTACGGAAAACGGAAAGACAGCCACGGATCAATTTACATTCACTGTCAGTCCAGAGCCCAAGGTTGCGACGCTTCCGGCAGGGCTGAAAAACGGCATTAACTATACCTCGGCTACTTCCGCGACGCTGGTACTGTTCGCACCTGAAAAGAAGTTTGTGTATGTATTGGGCGAATTCAATAATTGGGAAAATCAGCCCTCATTCCTGATGAACCGCACGCCAGATGGACAGACTTACTGGCTGGAAATCAAAAATTTGGTCACACAGAAAGAGTATCCTTTTCAGTATCTGGTTGACGGCGTCATTCCGGTTGGTGACCCTTTTTCGGAAATGATCCTGGACCGCAACGATGATAAATTCATCCCGGCAGCCAGCTATCCCGACCTGATTCCATTCCCTGGTAAAGCGCAGGGCGACATTGTTTCTGTTTTGCAAACCGGTCAAATTCCATATCAATGGAAGGCAGGCAACTTTAAAAGGCCTTTGGCGAAAGATCTTGTGATTTATGAGCTGCTGGTCAGGGACTTTACAGCCGCACGGTCGTATCAAATGCTTTCTGACACCATTGCTTATTTGAAGCGGCTGGGTATCAATGCCATTGAGCTGATGCCGGTCATGGAGTTCACAGGGAACGATTCCTGGGGTTATAACCCGATTTACTACACCGCGCCAGACAAGGCATATGGGAACCCGGCCAGTCTGAAAGCATTCATCGATAAGTGCCACGAAAATGGCATTGCGGTGCTGTTGGATATGGTTTTGAACCAGGCTGACTATGAATTTCCGTATGTCAAAATGTATTGGGACGGCACGCAGCCAGCGAAAAACAACCCGATGTTTAACCAGCAGGCAACCCATCCTTTCAGCGTATTTTTTGATTTCAACCACGAATCCCCTGCTACAAAATCATATGTGGATCGGGTGACGAAATTTTGGCTGGAAGAATACCATTTCGACGGGTACCGGTTCGATTTGTCCAAAGGTTTCACGCAGGTTAATTCCGGGAATAATGTCGCGGCCTGGGGAGCTTACGACGCCAGCCGGGTTGCAATCTGGAAACGTATATATGATCAGGTACGTAGCGCAGACTCCACTGCGTACGTGATTTTGGAACATTTTGCCGATGATTTTGAGGAAGCTGAGCTTACCGGGTATGGAATGCTGGTTTGGGATAATCAAAACGGGGCTTTTCGGGAATCGATTAAAAATGGGAAAGGGAATTTCAACCGGTTGTCGTGGAAGTCTCATACAGGTTTTCAGAAACCGGCCACGATAGGATACATGGAAAGCCACGATGAGGAGCGGCTGGTTTACGACGCGCTCACCAATGGTAGCATTGGAAATGGGTACACTGTGAAATCACTTCCGTCGGCGCTCGAAAGGGTGAAAGCGGCGGCAGCATTGTTTCTGCTCACGCCCGGCGCGAAAATGATCTGGCAGTTTGGCGAGCTCGGCTATGATGTTTCGATCAATGAAAATGGCCGTACGGGGGCGAAACCCGTGAAATGGGATTATTATAAAGATCCCGAAAGACTTAAACTTTACAAGGTTTTCGCCGAGCTGATCCATTTGAAATCGTCACTGGCCGCGGCATCAGGTGATACGTTTGAACTGGAATCTGAAAATACAGTCAAAAAGCTGTCACTCACTAATTCGGTCATGCAGCTGCGGGTAGTGGCCAATATGGATGTGAATGATCAAAATATCTTGCTTCCCGAAGGACAATGGTTTGATTACTTTTCAGGACAAGAGATCACCGTTTCTCCATCCGATCCGCCATTGAACTTTAAACCTGCTGAATTTCATGTTCTTACGAGTATGAAATTGTCTGACCCTGAAAAGGACCTGGTACCCTGGAAAATTCAGTTGATCACAGCCATTGAGCCAATACACTCCGGCACTACCGTGCTGTCGCCAGTTCCGACGGACTCATTTTTGAAATTAAGACTGGAAAATCCTTACCAGGGAGAAGTAATGGTAAGCGTGCTGAACATTGCCGGCCGGGAGTATAAAATGCATCATTTTCTCAAACACGGTTCGGTATTGGAAGCAACCATTGACGTTGAAGATCTGCGTGCCGGGTTGTATTTGCTCAGGATTCAGCAGGGAGCTGAGGTGATGGTCAGAAGATGGGTGAAAAAGTAG
- a CDS encoding glycoside hydrolase family 13 protein, which yields MKNIFTLVLFLMFGQTYVNGQARIQHLEPMNWWVGMKNSNLQLLVHASGISDYQPKIDYKGVRIEKTHKTVNPNYLFIDLVISPQTKAGEFQIVFESRGKPSITHPYSLRDRKQKSAERTGFNTSDVIYMITPDRFANGDSTNDSVKSLVDGLNRGNINGRHGGDIAGIINHLDYIGGLGMTALWINPLLENAQPRDSYHGYAITDFYKTDPRFGNNADYVRLSEEAKKRNIKLIADMVLNHCGSEHWWMKDLPDSNWVNYQNKPLTITNHRRESLHDPYASDYDRTLQSDGWFVPTMPDLNQRNPFLAKYLTQNSIWWIESADLSGIRMDTYPYPDKDFSAKWSGEVMREYPDFNIVGEEWSLNPSLVANWQRGKVNQNGYQSNLKSLMDFPLNNALIEALNADEKIWNRGWTMLYQTLANDFVFAHPDNLVIFPDNHDMSRFYTQLHSDFSKFRLGLAFLLTTRGIPQIYYGTEILMSNPKSDAHGEIRGDMPGGWPGDSRDVFKEKGLTVQEMEAKQFVQNLVRWRKGAAAVHWGKLKQFAPENGVYVFFRYDDKQKVMVILNKNTTAYTLELGKFKEILAPVFNARDIVSQKTLQVKDRIVLEPGQPMILDINP from the coding sequence ATGAAGAACATTTTTACATTAGTGCTGTTTTTAATGTTTGGCCAAACCTATGTGAACGGTCAGGCCCGGATACAGCATCTGGAACCCATGAACTGGTGGGTTGGCATGAAAAATTCTAATCTGCAACTGCTGGTACACGCGTCCGGGATCTCTGACTATCAGCCTAAAATTGACTACAAAGGTGTCAGAATTGAGAAAACACATAAAACCGTCAATCCCAATTACCTGTTCATTGACCTAGTGATTTCTCCCCAAACAAAAGCGGGCGAATTTCAGATTGTTTTTGAAAGTAGGGGCAAGCCGTCGATCACACATCCGTACTCGCTCAGGGACAGGAAGCAAAAGTCTGCGGAACGAACTGGCTTTAACACCAGCGACGTAATCTATATGATCACTCCTGACAGGTTTGCGAATGGAGACTCCACGAACGATTCGGTCAAATCACTGGTGGATGGATTGAACCGGGGCAATATCAATGGCCGGCACGGCGGGGATATTGCAGGAATTATCAATCATTTGGATTACATAGGCGGCCTGGGAATGACCGCGCTCTGGATTAACCCATTACTTGAAAACGCGCAGCCGAGAGATTCCTACCACGGCTATGCGATCACAGATTTTTATAAGACTGACCCACGGTTTGGCAACAATGCAGACTATGTCCGGCTTTCGGAAGAAGCGAAAAAAAGAAATATCAAGCTGATCGCCGACATGGTGCTCAACCATTGTGGCTCAGAGCATTGGTGGATGAAAGACCTGCCGGACAGCAACTGGGTAAATTACCAGAACAAGCCATTAACGATCACCAACCACCGCCGGGAGAGCCTGCACGATCCTTATGCTTCCGACTACGACCGTACATTGCAGAGTGACGGCTGGTTTGTTCCGACAATGCCTGATCTGAATCAGCGCAATCCTTTTCTTGCCAAATATTTGACTCAAAATTCGATCTGGTGGATAGAAAGCGCGGATCTGAGCGGAATAAGAATGGATACTTATCCTTATCCTGACAAAGATTTTAGCGCTAAATGGAGCGGCGAAGTAATGCGGGAATACCCGGATTTTAATATTGTGGGAGAAGAATGGTCATTGAACCCCAGCCTGGTAGCGAACTGGCAGCGCGGGAAGGTTAACCAAAATGGCTACCAGTCTAATTTGAAAAGTCTGATGGATTTTCCTCTCAACAATGCGCTGATAGAAGCGCTCAATGCGGATGAGAAAATATGGAACCGGGGCTGGACCATGCTGTACCAGACTTTGGCCAATGATTTTGTTTTTGCACACCCCGATAACCTCGTGATTTTCCCGGATAATCATGACATGAGCAGGTTTTACACCCAGCTGCATTCAGATTTCAGCAAGTTCAGGCTCGGTCTTGCATTTTTGCTGACTACGCGAGGCATTCCTCAGATTTACTACGGCACTGAAATCCTGATGTCGAACCCTAAAAGTGATGCGCATGGAGAGATTCGCGGGGATATGCCGGGGGGATGGCCAGGCGATAGCAGGGATGTTTTTAAAGAAAAAGGCCTTACTGTGCAGGAAATGGAAGCAAAGCAGTTTGTTCAAAACCTGGTACGGTGGAGAAAAGGCGCTGCCGCAGTTCACTGGGGGAAACTCAAACAGTTCGCTCCCGAGAATGGGGTCTACGTGTTTTTCAGATATGATGACAAACAGAAAGTGATGGTAATCCTGAATAAAAATACTACGGCTTATACATTGGAATTGGGGAAATTCAAGGAAATACTGGCGCCGGTTTTCAATGCCCGGGACATTGTTTCTCAAAAGACATTGCAGGTAAAGGACCGGATCGTATTGGAGCCTGGGCAACCAATGATCCTTGACATTAACCCGTAG